GGCGTGGATTCCCTCAAGCCGGGCCAGAAGGTCGAATTCGGCGTGGCCGAGGGGCGCCGCGGCCAGCAGGCGCTCTCGGTCCGAGTGATCGACCAGCCCCCCACGCTCGCCAAGACCGCCAAGCCCAAGGGCAAGCGCAAGAAGCCCGACGAGATGGTCGTCATCGTGGAGGACCTGATCAAGCTCCTGGACACGGTCTCCACGTCGTACCAGAAGGGCAAGCAGCCCGAGGCCGTGCACGCGAAGAAGATCGCTGCCGTGCTCCGGGCCGTCGCCGACGATCTGGACGACTGACCCCCGCCGGTCGACCGGCGGCCGGCCGCCCGCCGATCGGCCCGGTCACCCGAACCGGGGTTCTCCTCGAACGCTCGGAGATCGAACGCTCGGAGATCGAACGCCCGCGCGGTTCAGCCGTGGGGGTTGGTGAGCGGTCTGGTCCGCTTCTCCGTCGGGGGATCCCCGTGGTGCACGACCGCGGTGGTCGTCCCGGCGGGCCGCGGCCCGGCCCGGTCCTCCGGCGGCGTCCCGTCCCGCGAGGGCCGCTCCCCGTTCGTCGCGGGGTGCGGTCCGGACGGGGAGGGGCGCGGGCCCCTGGCGGCCTCGACCCTGGCGTCCACCTCCCGGACCCGCCTGCGGCGGCGTACCAGCAGCCAGCCGAGCGAGCCCGCCAGCACCGCGGCCATCACGGCCAGCCCCGCCGTGCCGTCCGCGAACAGCGAGAGCCAGAGCCCGACGAGGCCGCCCAGCACCCACGCGATCTGCAGGAAGGCCTCCACCACCCCGAACGTGGACGAGCGCACCTCCTCGCCGATCTCCCGCTGCACGATCGCGTCCAGCGCGAGCTTGCCCAGTCCCTGGGCGAACGCGGCCACCAGCGCGACCGCCACCGCGCTCCACAGCTGGAAGACGACGGCCGCCAGTATCGTGATCGCGGTCGTCAGGGCGAGCGTGCTCAGCACGATGACCTGCGGGGAGTGGTTGCGCACCCACGAGGCCACGGCCGTGCCCGCCAGCCCCCCGACCCCGGCGGCCACCGCCAGCACGCCGATGGCGACCATCGGCGGCAGGCCGGGCAGGTTCTTGTCCTGGACCAGGAAGAGCAGGTAGAAGAGCAGAAACCCGGAGTAGAGGCGGATGGCCACGTTGGCGTGCATCGCCTCGGCCACCACCGGGCCCACGTTCAGCATCGTGCGCCAGCG
This region of Streptosporangium sp. NBC_01495 genomic DNA includes:
- a CDS encoding cold-shock protein — protein: MPSGKVKWYDADKGFGFLTRDDGGEVFVHSSALPSGVDSLKPGQKVEFGVAEGRRGQQALSVRVIDQPPTLAKTAKPKGKRKKPDEMVVIVEDLIKLLDTVSTSYQKGKQPEAVHAKKIAAVLRAVADDLDD